One window of the Cryptomeria japonica chromosome 7, Sugi_1.0, whole genome shotgun sequence genome contains the following:
- the LOC131074298 gene encoding small ribosomal subunit protein eS25, with amino-acid sequence MAPKKEKAPPASKPAKSGGGGKQKKKKWSKGKQKEKVNNMVLFDQASYDKLLSEAPKYKLITPSILSDRLRINGSLARKAIKDLMARGSIRMISAHSSQQIYTRATNT; translated from the exons ATG GCACCCAAGAAAGAAAAGGCTCCTCCTGCCTCCAAGCCTGCTAAATCTGGAGGCGGTGGCAAGCAAAAGAAGAAG AAATGGAGCAAAGGAAAGCAGAAGGAGAAGGTGAATAATATGGTTCTCTTTGATCAGGCCAGCTATGATAAGCTTCTTTCCGAAGCACCCAAATATAAGCTCATCACTCCTTCCATTTTATCAGACAGGTTGAGG ATTAATGGTTCTCTTGCAAGAAAAGCCATTAAAGATTTGATGGCACGAGGTTCTATCAGGATGATTTCTGCTCATTCAAGTCAGCAGATATACACCAGAGCAACAAATACATGA